One stretch of Enterobacter sp. RHBSTW-00994 DNA includes these proteins:
- a CDS encoding IS3 family transposase (programmed frameshift), translating to MRKIRFTEHQIIAVLKSVEAGRTVKDVCREAAISEASYYNWKAKYGGMEAADIKKIKDLEDENRRLKQMFADLSLECRALKDVIEKKPLKPAIKRELVSYLTAQFAMSLRQACRTLSLSRTVYFYQPDTRRDEPVIHALTELAERYPRYGFKKLFQLLRRQGNTWNHKRVHRIYCLLKLNFRRKGKQRLPVRNPAPLATPQALNQSWSIDFMHDALVCGRRFRTFNVVDDFNREALAIEIDLNIPAQRVIRVLDRIVANRGYPLKMRMDNGPELVSLALAQWAEENGVQLEFIKPGKPTQNAFIERFNRTYRTEILDFYLFRTLNEAREITERWLMEYNNERPHESLNNLTPEEYRLMAEKPEISKSVWN from the exons ATGCGTAAGATCCGATTCACTGAACACCAGATCATCGCTGTATTGAAGTCCGTCGAAGCCGGACGTACCGTTAAGGATGTGTGCCGTGAGGCCGCTATTTCGGAAGCCAGCTATTACAACTGGAAGGCAAAATATGGCGGGATGGAAGCGGCCGATATTAAAAAAATAAAAGATCTGGAAGACGAGAATCGGAGGCTTAAACAGATGTTTGCTGATCTCAGCCTTGAGTGCCGGGCACTTAAAGACGTCATCGAAAAAAAGC CTTTAAAACCAGCGATAAAGCGTGAACTTGTCAGCTATCTGACGGCACAATTTGCCATGAGTTTACGCCAGGCCTGCAGGACGTTATCGCTGAGCAGGACGGTGTATTTTTATCAGCCTGATACCCGGCGTGATGAACCGGTGATCCATGCGCTGACTGAGCTGGCAGAACGCTATCCGCGCTACGGTTTTAAGAAGCTTTTCCAACTGCTACGCAGGCAGGGCAATACCTGGAACCATAAACGTGTTCACCGGATTTATTGCCTGCTGAAACTGAATTTTCGTCGCAAGGGAAAACAGCGGCTGCCAGTGCGTAATCCAGCACCACTGGCGACGCCGCAAGCGCTAAATCAGAGCTGGTCCATCGATTTTATGCACGACGCGCTGGTCTGCGGCAGGCGCTTCCGGACCTTCAATGTGGTGGATGATTTTAACCGTGAGGCACTGGCGATAGAAATCGACCTGAATATCCCGGCTCAGCGAGTCATCCGGGTGCTGGACAGGATCGTGGCAAACCGCGGCTACCCGCTGAAAATGCGGATGGACAACGGGCCAGAACTGGTCTCGCTGGCGCTGGCACAATGGGCCGAAGAAAATGGCGTACAGCTCGAATTTATCAAGCCGGGTAAGCCTACACAAAATGCTTTTATCGAACGGTTCAACCGAACATACCGGACAGAAATCCTGGATTTTTACCTGTTCAGAACACTGAATGAAGCGCGGGAAATTACCGAGCGCTGGCTGATGGAATATAACAACGAGCGGCCTCATGAATCCCTGAATAATCTGACGCCGGAAGAGTACCGGCTGATGGCTGAAAAACCGGAAATCTCAAAAAGTGTGTGGAACTAA
- a CDS encoding VENN motif pre-toxin domain-containing protein, with translation MAGAQTGKNAVENNFLGPESREKLDKAVENQQAEKDLLAASKEIVRQNNIDRHSDELLGKFQTDPQSMTESERQQLAAYLNVYGYELQASYGLSPERAQQLVNSLLSGEPALKPSPVYPGGGGDASSYYEALGYLKMYSVQSSQAAMGTESLLALPGGVGTAARATLAAGGAYQTGVSTPVLVPHTF, from the coding sequence ATGGCAGGTGCGCAGACCGGGAAGAATGCGGTTGAGAATAACTTTTTGGGGCCAGAGAGTCGGGAGAAACTGGATAAAGCCGTTGAAAACCAGCAGGCTGAGAAAGACCTTCTGGCTGCTTCGAAAGAAATAGTTCGGCAAAACAATATTGACCGTCACAGCGATGAGTTACTGGGTAAATTCCAGACAGATCCGCAGTCGATGACGGAATCTGAGCGTCAACAGCTTGCGGCCTATCTGAACGTCTATGGTTATGAACTACAGGCCAGCTACGGGCTTAGCCCGGAGAGAGCGCAACAACTGGTGAATTCGTTACTCAGCGGTGAACCGGCCTTAAAACCAAGTCCGGTGTATCCGGGCGGAGGAGGTGATGCCAGCAGTTATTACGAAGCGCTGGGTTATCTGAAAATGTACTCTGTACAATCTAGTCAGGCGGCAATGGGAACGGAATCGTTGCTGGCCTTGCCGGGTGGCGTAGGAACAGCAGCCCGCGCGACTTTGGCTGCCGGAGGCGCATACCAGACTGGTGTAAGCACACCTGTTTTAGTTCCACACACTTTTTGA